In Camelina sativa cultivar DH55 chromosome 16, Cs, whole genome shotgun sequence, a single window of DNA contains:
- the LOC104753204 gene encoding uncharacterized protein LOC104753204, with product MGNGKRVSFWHDWWTPFGPLINFLGPTGPSQTGIPLHYSVAMACSQRSWRLRPARSPQAEQLHIQLTTVQLPASTNELDSFLWQTKGERSNKFNIQKTWEALRYRQGSVPWSKQVWYKGAIPRHAFLLWITHLNQLPTRSRLATWGMQIDTSCCICGLYPETRDHLFLHCDYSEVLWAEVTKRLGYRPFVFQTWEALLAWMDCSDASSTQTLRRLVSQAVIYALWNERNNRLHNNNFTPSHVQFKVLDRQVRDAILEKGHRKNFKYLLGQWLKHL from the coding sequence ATGGGAAATGGGAAACGGGTAAGCTTTTGGCATGATTGGTGGACGCCTTTTGGACCGCTCATCAACTTCCTGGGGCCAACGGGACCAAGTCAAACTGGCATCCCTCTACACTATTCTGTAGCCATGGCATGCTCCCAGAGGTCATGGAGGCTAAGACCAGCCCGATCGCCACAAGCAGAGCAACTGCACATTCAATTAACAACAGTGCAACTTCCAGCTTCCACAAACGAACTGGACTCATTCCTCTGGCAAACTAAAGGTGAACgctcaaacaaattcaatatTCAGAAAACCTGGGAGGCTCTCCGTTACAGACAAGGGTCTGTACCGTGGTCAAAGCAAGTTTGGTACAAAGGCGCTATCCCAAGACATGCATTTCTTCTGTGGATCACTCATCTAAACCAGCTCCCAACGAGATCTAGATTGGCTACCTGGGGAATGCAGATCGATACATCTTGTTGCATATGCGGGCTCTATCCTGAAACTAGGGATCATCTATTCCTCCACTGTGACTATAGTGAGGTATTATGGGCTGAGGTTACAAAACGGCTAGGCTATAGACCTTTTGTGTTTCAAACTTGGGAAGCTCTTTTGGCCTGGATGGATTGTTCAGACGCTAGTTCTACTCAAACGCTAAGGAGGCTAGTTTCACAGGCTGTTATTTACGCCTTGTGGAATGAAAGGAATAACCGGCTGCACAATAATAACTTCACACCATCACATGTGCAATTTAAGGTTCTGGATAGACAAGTCAGAGACGCCATTCTTGAAAAGGGTCATAGGAAAAACTTCAAATATCTTTTGGGACAATGGTTGAAGCACCTATAG
- the LOC104753205 gene encoding glutathione S-transferase T3-like: MDSDDSMNPYRPTPSFFNLLTSQLETQNLEYTHCESPCSEAPSEPASPLENRKSRNAWLPSDDVMLRIEDYYAECPNAEGRPKREAHHCKQRWGRINDLVCKFVGCFEAATREKSSGQNEDDVMKLAHQSYFNDQNQRITLEHAWRELRYDQKWCASTSSKVNGVKRGRVVGEDVSAQPVVDVEDEPQPPPPGVKAAKAAKRKAKPAVEEDGKAFLEFQLERVTRMYEMKQEDFAMKEKEFAMKKEHSLHVMLEALIAKKDSITKTEKALKEKLINDLMSSG, from the exons ATGGATTCAGACGACTCCATGAATCCATATCGTCCGACCCCAAGCTTCTTCAATCTGTTAACCAGTCAACTTGAAACCCAAAACCTCGAATACACTCATTGTGAGAGTCCATGTTCGGAGGCTCCATCTGAACCTGCATCTCCTCTAGAAAACCGGAAGTCAAGGAATGCATGGTTACCTTCTGATGATGTCATGCTT AGGATTGAGGATTACTATGCGGAATGTCCGAATGCTGAAGGTCGGCCAAAAAGAGAGGCTCATCATTGTAAACAGAGGTGGGGGAGGATAAACGACTTGGTGTGCAAGTTTGTTGGTTGTTTCGAAGCTGCAACAAGAGAGAAGTCTAGTGGACAAAACGAAGATGATGTGATGAAGCTAGCACACCAAAGTTACTTCAATGATCAGAATCAGAGAATTACCTTGGAGCATGCTTGGCGAGAGTTAAGATATGATCAAAAATGGTGTGCTAGCACATCATCTAAAGTTAATGGAGTGAAAAGGGGAAGGGTGGTGGGTGAGGATGTGTCCGCACAACCTGTGGTTGATGTCGAAGATGAACCACAGCCCCCTCCTCCTGGTGTTAAGGCTGCAAAGGCTGCAAAGAGGAAGGCTAAACCGGCTGTGGAGGAGGATGGAAAAGCTTTCTTGGAGTTTCAGCTGGAACGTGTTACGCGGATGTATGAGATGAAGCAAGAGGATTTCGCtatgaaggagaaggagtttGCTATGAAAAAGGAACATAGCTTACATGTGATGCTTGAAGCTCTCATTGCTAAAAAGGATTCAATTACTAAAACTGAAAAAGCCCTTAAGGAAAAACTAATTAATGATTTGATGTCATCGGGTTGA